The Deferribacterota bacterium genomic sequence TATTAGATGAAATATTCAGTCCTGCTGAAATTCTGGAGATCTCAAAAAAGATTAATAATAAATTAAATAGCTTTATATTAAAAGAAGGCCAAAAAATAAAATTTTATAAAGATAAAGTAGTAATAAATGCGGCAGTAGATAAGGATTTAACAATTTTAAAGAATAATGAAGGTTTTAATATTGTAGTAACTAAATACGACATACAAACAATTAATTATGTTGTAAATGGCACCATTAATGAGAGCCTATTTAAGAGTGTAAATTCTATTGGCGAAGATGATAGGTTAGCGATAATGCTAGCGGACATTTTGCAGTGGGAAGTTGATTTTTTTAAAGATATAAGAAAAGGAGACCACTACAAGCTTGTTGTGGAAAAGAAATTTTGTCGTTCTAAATTTATTGGATATGGCAAAATTCTGGCTTTAGATTTTATTAATAGAGATGAACTAATTAGGGCTTATTACTATGAAGATGATAAAATTAGTGGATATTTTAAATATGACGGCACTTCATTAAAAAGGGGTTTTTTAAGGGCTCCACTTAAATATTCAAGGATTTCTTCAAAGTTTTCTTATAGTAGGTTGCATCCTATATTTCACAAGCCTATGCCCCATCTAGGAATTGATTATGCTGCTCCAACAGGCACTCCTGTTTATTCAACAGCTGATGGCAAAGTTATTGTTAGAGGGTATAAAAGAGGTAATGGAAATTATA encodes the following:
- a CDS encoding peptidoglycan DD-metalloendopeptidase family protein encodes the protein MIFRKLVVCLLCLLFVGSLNANVKDTNISDLDKTSKDIKDEYRLYYVKRGDTLYSLLDEIFSPAEILEISKKINNKLNSFILKEGQKIKFYKDKVVINAAVDKDLTILKNNEGFNIVVTKYDIQTINYVVNGTINESLFKSVNSIGEDDRLAIMLADILQWEVDFFKDIRKGDHYKLVVEKKFCRSKFIGYGKILALDFINRDELIRAYYYEDDKISGYFKYDGTSLKRGFLRAPLKYSRISSKFSYSRLHPIFHKPMPHLGIDYAAPTGTPVYSTADGKVIVRGYKRGNGNYIKISHNNGFYTYYMHLSGFAKGIYVGSRVRQGQVIGYVGATGYATGPHLDYRIKRYSKFLNPLKFKAPTKKMPTSKIPLFRENIAKFKNLLDNTYYRYA